From Propionispora hippei DSM 15287, the proteins below share one genomic window:
- a CDS encoding HD domain-containing protein has protein sequence MDISREKAWETLNRHVASPVLLKHCLAVEVAMRAYAEKFGEDSEYWGAVGLLHDVDFEKFPDEHPMHAREILQEHGYDAEMATHVESHARDWPGQRTLLQKTLLAVDELTGFIIACALVRPDKSLDNLEVKSIMKKMKDKAFAKAVNRETILTSADDMGVDLKEHIDFVTKALAAAVKQPDYQYLALG, from the coding sequence ATGGATATTTCAAGGGAAAAAGCCTGGGAAACACTAAACCGCCATGTAGCAAGCCCGGTCTTGCTAAAGCACTGTCTGGCGGTGGAAGTGGCCATGCGAGCCTATGCCGAAAAGTTCGGCGAAGACAGTGAATATTGGGGAGCTGTCGGCTTGTTGCATGATGTTGATTTTGAAAAATTCCCCGACGAGCATCCGATGCATGCCAGAGAGATTCTGCAGGAGCACGGATATGACGCCGAGATGGCCACTCATGTGGAGTCTCATGCCAGAGACTGGCCCGGCCAACGGACTCTGTTGCAAAAAACTTTGCTGGCCGTTGATGAACTAACCGGCTTTATCATTGCCTGCGCTTTGGTGCGGCCCGATAAGAGTCTGGATAACCTGGAAGTCAAGTCAATTATGAAGAAGATGAAGGATAAGGCGTTTGCCAAAGCGGTAAACCGGGAAACTATTCTGACCAGTGCTGACGATATGGGGGTCGACCTAAAAGAACACATTGATTTTGTTACCAAGGCGTTGGCAGCGGCGGTAAAGCAGCCGGACTATCAATATTTGGCACTTGGCTAA